The Williamsia sp. DF01-3 genome has a window encoding:
- a CDS encoding VOC family protein, which translates to MKTPMPILNALSIVVEDMAASIAFYRACGLEFADDGVDAPHTESTAFGGFRILLDTARSIAEFDPAWSTLAKGGRISLAFECADPAEVDSRYAELTGAGHTGRLEPFDAFWGQRYATVVDPDGNSVDFYAPST; encoded by the coding sequence ATGAAAACGCCGATGCCGATCCTCAATGCGCTGTCCATCGTGGTCGAAGACATGGCCGCCTCGATCGCGTTCTACCGAGCGTGTGGTCTCGAGTTCGCAGACGACGGGGTTGATGCCCCTCATACCGAGTCGACTGCATTCGGGGGATTCCGGATCCTGCTCGACACCGCCCGCAGCATCGCCGAGTTCGACCCCGCATGGTCGACGCTCGCGAAGGGTGGACGGATCTCGTTGGCATTCGAATGCGCTGACCCGGCCGAGGTGGATTCTCGATACGCGGAACTGACCGGAGCCGGACACACCGGCCGGCTCGAACCGTTCGACGCGTTCTGGGGCCAGCGCTACGCGACCGTCGTCGATCCCGATGGGAACAGCGTCGACTTCTACGCCCCCTCGACCTGA
- the dapE gene encoding succinyl-diaminopimelate desuccinylase: MSIPALDLRADPIDLTAALVDIPSVSHDEAVIADAVETAIREQTSGFEVLRHGNRVLARTDRGKPRRVVLAGHLDTVPIADNVPSRRETVGSEGDVLHGCGTVDMKSGDAVFLHLAATLDDPNCDLTLIFYDCEEIAAKYNGLGVIERELPQWLAGDVAILGEPTAGQIEAGCQGTLRVRLSTAGVRAHSARSWLGDNAIHKLGSVLHALAAYEARRVDIDGCEYREGLSAVRIEGGVAGNVVPDVASVDVNFRFAPDRSVEQATDHVRQLFADEIASGAVTFEVTDSAAGALPGLGHPAAAALVEAAGGQFRAKYGWTDVSRFSALGIPAVNFGPGDPNLAHKRDERVPTAQITEVADVLRRYLTT; the protein is encoded by the coding sequence GTGAGTATTCCGGCCCTTGACCTGCGCGCCGACCCGATCGACCTGACGGCGGCGCTCGTCGACATCCCCAGTGTCAGTCATGACGAAGCCGTGATCGCGGATGCCGTGGAGACCGCGATACGCGAGCAGACCTCCGGTTTCGAGGTGCTGCGCCACGGCAACCGGGTGCTCGCCCGCACCGATCGCGGTAAGCCCCGTCGAGTGGTGCTGGCCGGTCACCTCGACACCGTCCCCATCGCCGACAACGTCCCGAGTCGCCGTGAGACGGTCGGCAGTGAGGGTGACGTGCTCCACGGTTGCGGCACGGTCGACATGAAGTCCGGCGATGCGGTTTTCCTGCACCTCGCCGCCACACTCGACGACCCGAACTGTGATCTGACCCTGATCTTCTACGACTGCGAAGAGATCGCCGCGAAATACAACGGCCTCGGTGTCATCGAGCGCGAATTGCCGCAGTGGCTCGCCGGAGACGTCGCCATCCTGGGTGAGCCCACTGCCGGCCAGATCGAGGCGGGTTGCCAGGGCACCCTGCGGGTGAGGTTGAGCACCGCGGGTGTGCGCGCCCACTCGGCTCGCTCCTGGCTGGGCGACAATGCGATCCACAAGCTGGGCTCGGTGCTCCACGCCCTGGCCGCCTACGAGGCGCGCCGAGTGGACATCGACGGGTGCGAATACCGGGAAGGGCTGTCGGCCGTACGGATCGAGGGCGGTGTCGCCGGGAACGTCGTGCCCGACGTGGCGAGCGTCGACGTGAATTTCCGGTTCGCACCCGATCGGTCGGTGGAGCAGGCGACCGACCACGTCCGCCAGCTGTTCGCGGACGAGATCGCCTCGGGCGCAGTGACCTTCGAAGTGACGGATTCGGCGGCGGGAGCGCTGCCCGGACTCGGGCATCCGGCGGCCGCGGCCCTGGTCGAGGCAGCAGGCGGGCAGTTCCGGGCGAAGTACGGGTGGACCGATGTGTCCCGGTTCTCAGCGCTCGGGATCCCGGCGGTCAATTTCGGGCCGGGTGACCCGAATCTCGCGCACAAACGCGATGAACGGGTGCCCACAGCACAGATCACCGAGGTGGCCGACGTCCTGCGGCGGTATCTCACCACCTGA
- a CDS encoding AraC family transcriptional regulator — MSESVTYHERRSSLVPATIWWRSGPAGPTEILPDGCMDLIWTGTDLMIAGPDTRPVVVEGSRTADMTAVRFEPGMAPVVFDCAADELLNSRVALADVLSARAARLLTEQLACAADPAAVLQRCAADRLARRPPPRWLRPATALLADGQPVSRVADEVSVSPRQLQRWSRHHYGYGAKTLARILRVDSALDGLRAGAPLTEVAHSTGYADYAHMFREVRAVTGKPPTHFARGQVEGA; from the coding sequence GTGTCCGAATCCGTCACCTACCACGAACGTCGCTCGTCGCTGGTGCCCGCGACGATCTGGTGGCGCAGCGGCCCGGCAGGTCCCACCGAGATATTGCCGGATGGGTGCATGGACCTGATATGGACGGGAACAGATCTGATGATCGCCGGACCGGACACCCGGCCCGTCGTCGTGGAGGGATCGCGCACGGCAGATATGACCGCTGTGCGATTCGAGCCGGGCATGGCCCCCGTCGTCTTCGATTGTGCTGCAGACGAACTGCTCAACAGCAGGGTCGCGCTCGCCGATGTGTTGTCGGCCCGGGCGGCACGTCTGCTCACCGAACAGTTGGCGTGCGCCGCGGATCCTGCAGCAGTACTACAGAGATGCGCCGCCGACCGCCTCGCCCGGAGGCCGCCCCCGCGATGGCTCCGTCCGGCGACGGCACTGTTGGCGGATGGTCAACCGGTGAGCCGGGTCGCCGACGAGGTGAGCGTGAGCCCTCGTCAGCTCCAGCGATGGTCACGGCACCACTACGGGTACGGCGCCAAGACGCTCGCCCGGATCCTCCGGGTGGATTCGGCGCTGGATGGTCTACGGGCCGGGGCCCCGCTCACAGAGGTGGCCCACTCGACCGGATACGCCGACTACGCGCACATGTTCCGCGAGGTCCGGGCGGTCACCGGGAAACCCCCGACCCATTTTGCGCGTGGTCAGGTCGAGGGGGCGTAG
- a CDS encoding long-chain-acyl-CoA synthetase has translation MVPDVPGIVRHAPGLILRRPSAESTIGSVFNSLVAKHPERPFIRFEGNSITYGEANRRINRYADFFSKNGVGQGDVVGVLAKNHPQTLLVMIAAVKLGAVAGMLNYNQRGKVLTHSLGILEATVLVVDPEVREALESIDDDHVLPSVTVDFDELDEATEGLSEENPAVTAGLPAKTKAFYIFTSGTTGMPKASIMSHYRWMTSMDGIGGMGVRLRHSDTMYSALPLYHNNALTVALSSVLASGACLAIGKSFSASRFWDDVIQNRATAFCYIGELCRYLMAQPEKPTDRSHGVKVIVGNGMRAEIWEKFTQRFGIERVVEFYGASELNLAFINVFNLTRTAGFCPLPYKVVEYDHETGDPKRNGDGRLTKVSKGEAGLLISEISDRVPFDGYTDEEASNKKIISDAFKDGDRWFNSGDLVRDLGMSHIAFVDRLGDTFRWKGENVATTEVEGALAGVDTLDQAVVYGVEVPGSDGKAGMASVTVREGADLDPKALAKHLYDELPPYAVPLFLRVVDQLEQTSTFKNRKVELRDQGYTDVGDDALYVLTGSEDGYIEFYDEYPDDVAGAKVPRG, from the coding sequence ATGGTGCCGGACGTACCCGGCATCGTCAGGCACGCACCGGGGCTGATCCTTCGCAGGCCGTCGGCGGAGTCGACGATCGGGTCGGTGTTCAACTCGCTGGTGGCCAAACACCCCGAGCGGCCTTTCATCCGGTTCGAGGGCAATTCCATCACCTACGGTGAGGCCAATCGCCGGATCAACCGCTATGCCGATTTCTTCAGCAAGAACGGTGTGGGACAGGGCGACGTCGTCGGCGTACTCGCGAAGAACCATCCACAGACGCTCCTGGTGATGATCGCCGCGGTGAAGCTCGGCGCGGTGGCGGGGATGCTGAACTACAACCAGCGTGGGAAGGTGCTCACCCACAGCCTCGGGATCCTCGAGGCCACCGTTCTCGTGGTCGACCCGGAGGTTCGCGAGGCCCTCGAATCGATCGATGACGACCACGTGCTGCCCTCGGTCACAGTTGACTTCGATGAGCTCGACGAGGCCACCGAAGGTCTGAGCGAAGAGAATCCTGCGGTCACCGCCGGGCTTCCCGCAAAGACCAAGGCGTTCTACATTTTCACCTCTGGCACCACCGGGATGCCGAAGGCCAGCATCATGTCGCACTACCGCTGGATGACCAGCATGGACGGCATCGGCGGCATGGGGGTGCGGCTTCGTCACAGCGACACCATGTATTCGGCGCTGCCGCTCTACCACAACAATGCACTGACAGTCGCGCTGTCGTCGGTGCTGGCGTCCGGCGCATGCCTCGCGATCGGCAAGTCGTTCTCGGCGTCCCGCTTCTGGGACGACGTGATCCAGAACCGGGCCACTGCGTTCTGCTACATCGGCGAACTCTGCCGGTACCTGATGGCCCAGCCCGAGAAGCCGACCGACCGCAGCCATGGCGTGAAGGTGATCGTCGGCAACGGCATGCGGGCCGAGATCTGGGAGAAATTCACCCAACGCTTCGGCATCGAGCGGGTTGTCGAGTTCTACGGCGCCTCCGAGCTCAACCTGGCATTCATCAACGTGTTCAACCTGACCCGCACCGCGGGGTTCTGCCCGCTGCCGTACAAGGTCGTCGAGTACGACCACGAGACGGGCGACCCGAAACGCAATGGCGACGGTCGCCTGACAAAGGTCTCGAAAGGTGAAGCGGGACTGCTCATCTCAGAGATCTCCGACCGAGTGCCCTTCGATGGCTACACCGATGAAGAGGCGTCGAACAAGAAGATCATCTCCGACGCGTTCAAGGACGGTGACCGCTGGTTCAACTCCGGTGACCTCGTGCGCGATCTCGGTATGTCGCACATCGCCTTTGTCGACCGGCTCGGTGACACCTTCCGCTGGAAAGGCGAGAACGTCGCGACCACCGAGGTCGAGGGTGCTCTCGCAGGCGTCGACACCCTCGATCAGGCCGTGGTCTACGGCGTGGAGGTGCCGGGCAGTGACGGCAAGGCCGGAATGGCCTCGGTGACCGTCCGCGAGGGCGCCGACCTGGACCCGAAGGCGCTTGCGAAACACCTGTACGACGAGCTGCCCCCGTACGCGGTCCCGCTGTTCCTCCGAGTCGTGGATCAGCTCGAGCAGACATCGACGTTCAAGAACCGGAAGGTCGAGCTGCGCGATCAGGGTTACACGGACGTCGGCGACGATGCGCTTTATGTTTTGACCGGTAGCGAGGACGGGTACATCGAGTTCTACGATGAGTACCCCGATGACGTTGCCGGTGCCAAAGTCCCCCGCGGATAA
- a CDS encoding TIGR00730 family Rossman fold protein, which translates to MSSICVYCASGPVPAEYLQLAAELGTAIGSTGNTLVSGGGNVSMMGAVAQATRDAGGHTVGIIPKALVHREVADTDADELVVTDTMRERKQQMDDRADAFITLPGGIGTLEELFETWTAGYLGMHDKPVVLLDPGGHYDPLVRWLRDLTTTGFVSTHALDRLVVTKSVRDALAACNIYL; encoded by the coding sequence ATGAGTTCGATCTGCGTGTATTGCGCTTCCGGACCAGTGCCCGCCGAGTACCTACAGTTGGCGGCCGAGCTCGGCACCGCCATCGGTAGCACCGGGAACACGCTGGTGTCCGGGGGCGGCAACGTGTCCATGATGGGTGCGGTGGCACAGGCAACCCGCGACGCCGGTGGCCACACGGTAGGGATCATCCCCAAAGCTCTGGTGCACCGCGAAGTCGCTGACACCGACGCCGACGAACTCGTCGTGACTGACACCATGCGTGAGCGCAAGCAGCAGATGGACGATCGGGCCGATGCGTTCATCACCCTGCCCGGAGGTATCGGGACGCTCGAAGAGCTGTTCGAGACGTGGACGGCCGGCTACCTCGGGATGCACGACAAGCCCGTGGTCCTGCTCGATCCCGGAGGACATTACGACCCGCTCGTGCGGTGGTTGCGTGACCTGACGACAACCGGATTCGTCTCCACGCATGCACTCGATCGGCTTGTGGTCACCAAGTCGGTCCGCGACGCTTTGGCAGCGTGCAATATTTATCTGTGA
- a CDS encoding TIGR00730 family Rossman fold protein — protein sequence MSTPDRDTRLSYRGAARIREDHDKPVQTTDQRLLRSPDSARDPWRVLRIQSEFVEGFDTLSTVSSAVTVFGSARVQPGSPFYELGRELGAALADAGYPVITGGGPGLMEAVNRGACENGGYSIGLGIELPFEQNLNEWVDLGINFRYFFVRKTMFVKYAQAFICLPGGFGTLDELFEALTLVQTRKVVQFPIVLLGKDFWEPLLAWVRTTMAGEGLVSETDIELLQVTDSVTEAVAIVDESRQRQAKS from the coding sequence ATGTCAACACCCGACCGAGACACCCGGCTCAGCTATCGCGGGGCGGCCCGGATCCGCGAGGATCACGACAAGCCTGTTCAGACCACCGACCAGCGCCTGCTGCGATCACCCGATTCGGCACGTGACCCCTGGAGGGTACTGCGCATCCAGTCCGAATTCGTCGAGGGTTTCGACACCCTCTCGACGGTTTCGTCCGCGGTGACCGTGTTCGGTTCGGCCCGAGTGCAACCAGGTTCTCCGTTCTACGAATTGGGCCGCGAGCTGGGTGCGGCGCTGGCCGACGCGGGGTATCCGGTGATCACCGGTGGCGGACCCGGTCTGATGGAAGCGGTCAATCGCGGCGCCTGCGAGAACGGCGGTTACTCCATCGGGCTCGGCATCGAGCTGCCGTTCGAGCAGAACCTGAACGAATGGGTCGACCTCGGCATCAATTTCCGGTACTTCTTCGTCCGTAAGACGATGTTCGTGAAGTATGCGCAGGCTTTCATCTGTTTGCCCGGCGGCTTCGGAACACTCGACGAACTCTTCGAGGCTCTCACGCTGGTGCAGACCCGCAAGGTGGTCCAATTCCCGATCGTCTTGTTGGGCAAAGACTTCTGGGAACCGCTCTTGGCCTGGGTCCGCACGACGATGGCCGGTGAGGGCCTGGTGTCCGAAACCGACATCGAGCTCCTGCAGGTGACCGATTCGGTGACCGAAGCAGTCGCGATCGTGGACGAGTCGCGCCAGCGGCAGGCCAAGTCATGA